The proteins below are encoded in one region of Parvicella tangerina:
- a CDS encoding B12-binding domain-containing radical SAM protein has product MSVLLTHAYYLEEDEKEANIMKPYVPLGILYISAYLKENNFKTKVFDTTFSSYDKQQKELLATRPKVIAIYTNLVTKLNVIRLINWIKSQPSLSQSKVVLGGPDLRYNIDNYLKTGADFLVIGEGEQTMKELCDHLLTNTDSDLSEVQGLAYLQDGNVVQTPERIKIKDINELPFPDRSAIDLNKYQETWKTHHGMSMLSISTQRGCPYTCKWCSTAVYGMSYRRRSAKLVADEVEMLLKEYQPNAFWFVDDVFTVSHKWIDAFHHEVLSRGLKFNFECITRAERLTDKVLDQLKEMGCSKIWIGAESGSQQIIDEMDRRVDIDLVAETIIKTKEKGIGTGTFIMLGYPTETIIDIENTVKYLSKCNPDDFTITLTYPIKGTSLYEQVKPKITSDLDWFSSTDRDIDFTRTYSRRFYDHAIRYVVNSVKFNQTKSPKHKLKAIYSKTMMNTLK; this is encoded by the coding sequence ATGAGCGTATTGCTGACCCATGCATATTATCTCGAAGAGGATGAAAAAGAGGCCAATATCATGAAGCCTTATGTGCCACTGGGTATACTGTATATCTCTGCATACCTCAAAGAGAACAATTTTAAAACTAAGGTCTTTGATACCACTTTCTCAAGTTACGATAAACAGCAAAAAGAGCTTTTAGCAACCCGCCCCAAAGTAATTGCTATCTACACCAACTTGGTGACCAAGTTAAATGTAATAAGGCTCATAAATTGGATAAAAAGCCAACCTTCTTTGTCGCAAAGTAAAGTTGTGTTGGGAGGCCCAGATCTTCGTTATAACATTGATAATTACCTAAAGACAGGTGCAGACTTTTTGGTTATCGGAGAAGGAGAACAAACCATGAAAGAGCTTTGTGATCATTTGCTTACAAATACTGATTCAGACTTATCGGAAGTTCAAGGGTTGGCCTATTTACAAGATGGTAATGTTGTTCAAACCCCAGAAAGAATAAAAATTAAGGACATCAATGAGTTACCCTTTCCTGATCGGTCTGCTATTGATCTGAATAAATATCAAGAAACTTGGAAAACGCATCACGGGATGAGTATGCTCTCCATTTCTACACAAAGAGGTTGTCCGTATACCTGTAAATGGTGCAGCACAGCCGTTTATGGGATGAGTTATCGAAGAAGGTCTGCTAAATTGGTCGCGGATGAAGTCGAAATGTTGCTTAAAGAATATCAGCCCAATGCCTTTTGGTTTGTCGATGATGTTTTCACGGTAAGTCATAAATGGATTGATGCATTTCATCATGAAGTATTGTCCAGAGGTTTGAAGTTTAATTTTGAATGCATTACACGTGCTGAAAGGCTTACTGACAAAGTTTTAGACCAACTAAAAGAAATGGGTTGCTCTAAAATATGGATTGGGGCAGAAAGTGGCTCACAGCAAATAATCGATGAGATGGATCGCAGAGTAGACATTGATTTAGTAGCTGAAACCATCATTAAAACCAAAGAAAAAGGTATTGGAACAGGTACTTTTATCATGCTGGGTTATCCCACTGAAACAATAATTGATATCGAAAATACCGTTAAGTATTTAAGCAAATGTAATCCAGATGATTTTACGATTACACTGACTTACCCGATCAAAGGAACCAGTCTTTACGAGCAAGTAAAACCAAAAATAACTTCGGATTTAGATTGGTTTTCGAGTACAGATAGAGACATTGATTTCACCCGTACTTACTCCCGCAGGTTTTACGATCACGCCATCAGATATGTGGTGAATAGCGTAAAGTTCAACCAAACAAAATCACCGAAACATAAGTTGAAAGCGATTTATTCTAAAACGATGATGAACACGCTCAAATAA
- a CDS encoding class I SAM-dependent DNA methyltransferase — protein MDRADFDHIANQYDADFSNTLIGQAQRKLVWNILDKYYPTFEGIDVLEINCGTGVDAVRLAEKNANILATDIAPEMVNVTRSKLKEFSNAKVQQLNINHIETVNQKFDLIFSNFGGLNCLDSSELSSFISKATALIKDDGMLILVIMPQNTIWETLYFSSKLSPKKAFRRMKKEGVTANVEGKQVQTYYYNPSYFNQFKDWNVRSATPIGLYVPPSYLERRYTDKPKKIERYFKKDLAKFNKKSLAKFADHYCIVLEKK, from the coding sequence ATGGATAGGGCAGATTTCGACCATATTGCCAATCAGTACGATGCTGACTTTTCTAACACGTTAATCGGACAAGCACAACGTAAATTGGTTTGGAACATCTTGGACAAGTATTATCCAACATTTGAAGGCATCGATGTTTTAGAGATTAATTGCGGTACTGGTGTAGATGCTGTCCGTTTGGCTGAGAAGAATGCGAACATTTTAGCAACGGACATTGCTCCTGAAATGGTTAATGTTACCCGTTCTAAGTTGAAAGAATTTTCCAATGCCAAAGTTCAGCAACTCAATATCAATCATATTGAAACAGTTAATCAAAAATTCGACCTCATCTTCTCCAACTTTGGCGGTTTAAACTGCCTAGACAGCAGCGAATTGAGTTCCTTTATCTCCAAGGCAACTGCATTGATAAAAGATGACGGAATGCTCATTCTCGTTATTATGCCTCAAAATACCATTTGGGAAACCCTTTACTTTTCCTCGAAACTCTCACCCAAAAAAGCATTTAGGCGCATGAAAAAGGAAGGTGTAACGGCAAATGTTGAAGGAAAGCAAGTTCAGACATACTACTACAATCCATCTTATTTCAATCAATTTAAAGATTGGAACGTCAGATCTGCAACGCCCATTGGTTTGTACGTACCCCCTTCCTACTTAGAGAGGCGTTATACGGATAAGCCTAAAAAAATAGAACGCTATTTTAAAAAGGACTTGGCGAAATTCAATAAAAAAAGCTTGGCTAAATTTGCGGACCACTACTGCATCGTACTTGAAAAAAAATGA
- a CDS encoding B12-binding domain-containing radical SAM protein, producing MSKLLFSHSYYYQLDPKQWNTGMPYAPLGTIYAAGYMRSLGHEVSLYDVGLAPNSNEIIRHLNDQDPDYLVIYDDGFNYLTKMCLTNMREECFKMIKKTKQYKNIKIIVSSSDSTDHYEKYLAAGADVVLLGEGELSLAETIDYINQGKDLTDVKGIAYQENNEVKVNARRPVIRDLDELPNPAWDLIDIEPYKQKWQEHGHEFAINIATTRGCPYKCNWCAKPIYGNRYNSRSPKRVVEELIWIKENFNTSKLWMCDDIFGLKPNWVQEFRDELKAAEIQVQYKIQSRADLLLKEDSIDALVQSGLYEVWIGAESGSQKILDAMDKGTTLAQIKEATDLLQRKGVRVAYFLQFGYLNETKEDIQKTVDMLMNNMPDDIGVSVSYPLPGTPFYETVKSQLSEKSNWTDSDDLALMFQNTFNQNYYRALHRYIHKKFRAKQSGALKRMAYLPFILFYRTKMMLNSNTANG from the coding sequence ATGTCAAAGCTGCTGTTTAGTCATTCTTATTATTACCAGCTGGATCCAAAACAATGGAATACCGGTATGCCCTATGCTCCACTTGGAACCATTTATGCTGCGGGCTACATGCGGTCATTGGGACATGAGGTAAGTCTATACGATGTCGGGTTGGCACCCAACTCAAACGAAATTATTCGGCACCTGAATGATCAAGACCCTGACTATCTGGTGATCTACGATGATGGTTTTAATTATTTGACAAAAATGTGCCTTACCAACATGCGCGAGGAATGTTTTAAAATGATAAAAAAAACCAAACAGTATAAAAATATTAAAATTATAGTTTCGAGTTCAGACTCTACGGATCATTATGAAAAGTATTTAGCCGCGGGAGCTGATGTGGTACTCCTAGGAGAAGGGGAATTGTCCTTAGCTGAAACAATAGACTATATTAATCAAGGCAAGGACTTGACGGATGTAAAAGGCATCGCCTACCAAGAAAACAATGAAGTAAAAGTCAATGCAAGAAGACCAGTTATTCGAGATCTTGATGAACTTCCCAATCCGGCATGGGATTTAATCGACATTGAACCATACAAACAAAAATGGCAGGAACACGGACATGAATTTGCCATTAACATCGCGACCACTCGGGGGTGTCCCTATAAATGTAATTGGTGTGCTAAACCTATCTACGGAAATCGGTATAACAGTCGATCTCCCAAACGAGTGGTGGAGGAGCTCATTTGGATAAAAGAAAACTTTAACACTTCCAAGCTGTGGATGTGTGATGATATTTTTGGATTAAAACCGAATTGGGTACAGGAGTTTAGAGATGAATTGAAAGCGGCTGAGATCCAAGTACAATACAAAATTCAAAGTCGGGCAGATTTACTTTTGAAAGAGGATAGTATCGATGCTTTAGTGCAATCAGGCTTGTACGAAGTTTGGATTGGTGCTGAAAGTGGCTCTCAAAAAATTCTCGATGCAATGGATAAAGGTACCACACTTGCTCAAATCAAAGAAGCGACTGATTTACTGCAAAGGAAAGGTGTTCGAGTAGCCTATTTCCTTCAGTTTGGTTATTTAAACGAAACAAAAGAAGATATTCAAAAGACAGTTGACATGTTGATGAATAATATGCCTGATGATATTGGTGTAAGTGTTTCCTATCCTTTGCCAGGTACTCCGTTCTATGAAACGGTGAAATCTCAATTGTCTGAGAAATCCAACTGGACAGATTCTGATGATCTTGCGCTTATGTTTCAGAACACTTTTAATCAAAATTATTACCGCGCTCTTCACCGATACATCCACAAAAAGTTTCGAGCAAAGCAGAGTGGAGCCCTCAAGAGAATGGCGTATTTACCTTTTATTTTGTTCTACAGAACTAAAATGATGCTGAATAGTAATACCGCTAATGGATAG
- a CDS encoding nucleotidyltransferase domain-containing protein, whose protein sequence is MKESHETEILNLIAYFDVFNYPLSFEELSKFVSISPDHLRKYIADLCEIGIISNNEDFIGTENLKVKIENRLVGNKKAAALKDKAAKNANLISTFPFVRGVLISGSFSKGFVSDDGDIDYFIITKPGRLWIARTFLILYKKLFLFNSHEYFCVNYFVDEDHLEIEEKNIFTATELVTLLPMVNKTLHQKLVQNNAWIKAYYPSLFHENNTISEPKRSTLQRFGEGIMKGKFGNKVDNYFMKLTLKRWQKKFGFLSNEDFEVAMKTTTNVSKHHPNNFQKKVLERHQEIFEKLIETYEENTNVKAAV, encoded by the coding sequence ATGAAGGAAAGCCACGAGACAGAAATATTGAACCTAATTGCCTATTTTGACGTTTTCAATTACCCTCTATCGTTTGAAGAATTATCAAAATTTGTTTCCATTTCTCCTGACCATTTGAGAAAGTATATTGCCGATTTATGTGAAATAGGTATTATTTCTAATAATGAAGATTTCATCGGAACTGAAAACTTAAAAGTCAAAATAGAAAATAGGCTCGTTGGCAATAAAAAAGCAGCAGCGCTAAAAGACAAAGCTGCTAAAAATGCCAATCTTATCTCCACATTTCCATTTGTCAGAGGGGTGCTTATATCTGGTTCTTTCTCCAAAGGTTTTGTGAGCGATGACGGTGATATCGATTACTTCATTATCACCAAGCCCGGAAGATTATGGATTGCAAGAACTTTTTTAATTCTGTATAAGAAGCTTTTTTTGTTCAACTCACATGAATATTTCTGTGTGAACTATTTTGTGGATGAGGACCATCTAGAAATTGAAGAGAAAAACATTTTTACAGCTACAGAATTAGTCACTTTACTACCAATGGTTAATAAGACCTTACATCAAAAACTTGTTCAAAATAATGCATGGATCAAGGCATACTATCCCTCTTTATTTCATGAAAACAATACCATTTCTGAACCCAAACGGTCAACATTACAACGGTTTGGTGAAGGTATTATGAAAGGAAAATTCGGAAACAAAGTAGATAATTACTTTATGAAACTCACCTTGAAAAGGTGGCAAAAGAAATTTGGTTTTTTGTCTAATGAAGACTTTGAAGTTGCCATGAAAACTACAACAAATGTTTCTAAACATCACCCGAATAACTTTCAAAAAAAAGTACTAGAAAGGCATCAAGAGATATTTGAAAAACTAATCGAAACTTACGAAGAAAACACTAATGTCAAAGCTGCTGTTTAG
- a CDS encoding sulfotransferase domain-containing protein, with the protein MGVYFNKKRKLKHYFPILKWNFKLFLAYPYYRLTAYWRKDPDFLIIGAMKSGTTFLYHYLDNHPEVNMSRIQEVNYFAKHYYRSKWFYRSFFPFKKENKLTGESGIYYLFHPKVAERVKKFNPNLKLIVLMRNPVDRAYSHYNQIKEIDPADSFDEAIKLESDRAMKHLDLMNQKEHYRSVEFETWSYANRGKYGTQLKRWLDQFPKEQFLFIKSEEMFENPGQTLVNVQEFLGVPNHNYENITPQNQRNYAQEILPETKQFLDDFYKDDKLLLKELIGPKFSWDD; encoded by the coding sequence ATGGGTGTATATTTTAACAAGAAGCGGAAGCTGAAACATTATTTTCCGATTCTAAAATGGAATTTCAAATTATTTTTGGCCTATCCTTATTACAGATTGACGGCCTATTGGCGAAAGGATCCAGATTTTTTGATAATTGGTGCGATGAAGTCGGGAACAACGTTTTTGTACCACTACCTTGACAATCACCCTGAAGTAAATATGTCGCGTATTCAAGAGGTGAATTATTTTGCGAAGCACTATTACCGGTCTAAGTGGTTTTATAGAAGCTTTTTTCCTTTCAAGAAAGAAAACAAGTTGACAGGTGAGTCCGGTATTTACTATCTTTTTCATCCGAAAGTAGCAGAGAGGGTTAAGAAGTTTAACCCCAACCTAAAACTTATCGTATTAATGCGTAATCCGGTTGATAGAGCATACTCACATTACAATCAAATCAAGGAAATTGATCCTGCAGATAGTTTTGACGAAGCAATTAAACTAGAAAGCGATCGAGCAATGAAGCATCTAGATTTGATGAATCAAAAAGAACATTATAGAAGTGTTGAATTTGAAACATGGAGTTATGCAAATAGGGGTAAATATGGAACGCAACTAAAAAGGTGGTTAGATCAATTCCCTAAAGAACAATTTCTATTCATTAAGAGTGAGGAAATGTTTGAAAACCCTGGACAAACACTCGTTAATGTCCAAGAGTTTTTAGGGGTACCCAATCATAACTATGAAAATATTACACCTCAAAATCAAAGAAACTACGCGCAAGAAATTTTACCAGAGACCAAGCAGTTTTTGGATGATTTTTATAAAGATGACAAGCTCCTGCTCAAAGAATTGATTGGACCTAAATTTTCTTGGGATGACTGA
- a CDS encoding class I SAM-dependent methyltransferase produces the protein MTDVKVNIGNDLIDINLLPNEDGVLIPYSQKDFDGIKKHFQGFINYRKTTNQCITDADRIRNLPYSVQDRTWRNKTDTLTLIKKEIEEKKVLDVLIVGSGNGWLANQLAQIGHSVLGTDILFYEFDGLKTIKHYDSTFRHILLHPHDINKLSGNFDLIIFENNLPYIKGVYKVVEESKGLLKKRGKIMCTGINVSQNVQKEKERIKSLEEYFQSEWNHSINTYSTKMYFDREDFKSLKKLGFNLKVRRESRNIFNQLLSRKVVTYDGIYTQV, from the coding sequence ATGACTGATGTTAAAGTCAACATAGGAAATGACCTCATTGATATCAACCTACTCCCAAATGAGGATGGTGTTCTAATTCCATATAGTCAGAAAGATTTTGATGGGATTAAAAAGCATTTCCAAGGGTTTATTAATTATCGAAAAACAACCAATCAATGCATAACTGACGCGGATAGAATTAGAAATCTTCCCTATTCTGTACAAGATAGAACTTGGCGGAATAAAACAGACACCTTAACCCTAATCAAGAAGGAAATAGAGGAAAAGAAAGTTCTCGATGTTTTAATTGTGGGTTCGGGAAATGGATGGTTGGCAAATCAATTGGCTCAAATCGGACATTCAGTGCTCGGGACAGATATTCTATTTTATGAGTTTGATGGGCTAAAAACGATCAAACACTACGATTCAACTTTTAGGCATATACTTTTACACCCGCATGATATCAATAAACTCTCAGGTAATTTTGACTTAATTATTTTTGAAAACAACCTTCCATACATTAAGGGTGTTTATAAGGTTGTTGAAGAATCTAAAGGCCTTTTGAAGAAGAGAGGAAAAATAATGTGTACAGGAATAAACGTGAGTCAGAACGTTCAAAAAGAAAAAGAAAGGATTAAAAGTTTAGAAGAATACTTCCAGTCAGAATGGAATCATAGCATTAACACCTACAGCACGAAGATGTATTTTGATCGAGAAGACTTTAAGTCGCTGAAAAAATTAGGGTTCAATCTCAAAGTAAGAAGAGAGTCTCGAAATATTTTTAATCAACTGCTTTCTCGTAAAGTGGTTACATATGATGGCATATACACTCAAGTTTGA
- a CDS encoding B12-binding domain-containing radical SAM protein produces MKKKILLYNPKAVFFDMPLALLAIGSALDPEKYEVVIVDGRISKSPLQDLEQHAENVLCLGVTCLTGAPLKDAYEVSKQFKEKHPTTPVVWGGWHTSLFGKETLEECEFVDVSVQGQGEETFKELIESFETQKPLSEVKGICYRDGSKVIKNPPRAMINMDDLPPVDYSLIDVPSYFEKKDRKQLDYISSTGCYFRCSFCADPFVFQRKFSAISPERMIDEISALYQKYKFTDINFQDETFFTYPKRIKAIAEGFIERDIKVSWAATMRADQGVRIPEEDYELLVKSGLRRVLIGVESGSQEMMDWLSKDIKIEQVWECARRCKKYGISVIFPFIVGFPNETDASFDASIQMIKELSAMSPNFETPIFYFKPYPGSKITDDVTANGYQLPKSILDWSDFDYIGSSGPWVSDEKYQFVERFKFYNKLSKKRRSVLLKPLNKIALWRLSKDKYGFPIEKIVVEKLKKQQKLS; encoded by the coding sequence TTGAAAAAGAAGATCCTCCTATACAATCCCAAAGCGGTTTTTTTTGATATGCCTCTTGCGCTATTAGCCATTGGCTCAGCCTTAGATCCAGAAAAGTACGAAGTGGTAATTGTAGATGGAAGGATTTCTAAAAGCCCTTTGCAAGATCTTGAGCAGCACGCTGAAAATGTACTTTGCCTAGGTGTAACTTGTTTAACTGGAGCTCCATTGAAGGATGCCTATGAAGTAAGTAAACAGTTTAAAGAAAAGCACCCAACTACCCCTGTGGTTTGGGGAGGCTGGCATACATCTTTGTTCGGAAAAGAGACTTTGGAAGAGTGTGAGTTCGTGGATGTTTCTGTTCAAGGACAAGGCGAGGAAACCTTTAAAGAGCTAATCGAGTCTTTTGAGACTCAAAAACCGCTATCTGAAGTAAAGGGAATATGCTATAGAGATGGGAGTAAGGTTATCAAGAATCCTCCGAGAGCTATGATCAACATGGATGATCTACCTCCTGTTGATTACAGCCTGATTGATGTTCCTTCTTATTTTGAGAAAAAAGATAGAAAACAGTTGGACTATATCTCTTCGACAGGTTGCTATTTTAGATGCTCTTTTTGTGCCGACCCATTTGTTTTTCAGCGAAAATTTAGTGCAATCTCTCCTGAAAGAATGATTGATGAAATTTCAGCGCTTTATCAGAAGTACAAGTTCACAGACATCAACTTTCAAGACGAGACCTTTTTCACTTACCCCAAGCGAATAAAAGCAATTGCTGAAGGTTTTATTGAAAGAGACATTAAAGTCTCCTGGGCGGCAACGATGCGGGCTGATCAAGGAGTACGAATACCTGAAGAGGATTATGAATTATTGGTAAAGTCTGGCTTGCGAAGGGTGTTAATTGGCGTAGAAAGTGGTTCACAGGAGATGATGGATTGGCTTTCTAAAGACATCAAAATTGAACAAGTGTGGGAGTGTGCGAGGCGCTGTAAAAAATATGGTATTAGTGTGATTTTTCCATTCATCGTTGGTTTTCCGAATGAAACAGATGCGTCTTTTGATGCATCGATACAAATGATCAAAGAACTTTCGGCTATGAGCCCCAACTTTGAAACTCCTATTTTTTATTTTAAGCCCTATCCGGGTTCAAAGATTACGGATGACGTTACTGCTAACGGATATCAACTTCCGAAATCTATCCTTGATTGGTCTGACTTTGATTACATTGGAAGCTCTGGACCCTGGGTGAGTGATGAAAAGTACCAGTTTGTAGAACGGTTTAAGTTCTACAACAAGCTTTCCAAGAAAAGAAGATCCGTTTTGCTAAAGCCTTTAAATAAGATAGCTTTGTGGAGGTTGTCCAAGGATAAATATGGGTTTCCGATTGAGAAAATAGTAGTCGAAAAACTTAAAAAACAACAAAAGTTATCGTGA
- a CDS encoding B12-binding domain-containing radical SAM protein: MSKVIIFNPRSADAKHRIPNSILQVGASVEGKYDYVFVDGNLEQDPEQKIMDLLSSGDFGYFGTTVMPGPQLSQAIPVTKKAKEQYPDLVTIWGGYFASNQYESCLKSGFVDYIINGPGDNAFPELLKTLEANNSDVTNIKNLIYLRDGVAFKTAKEALLNQDTLPPLPYEKLNEHYALENYLGKTFLGSKTLAYHSSFGCPFTCSFCAVVPIYNARWKGKSASLIAKDVLELKEKYGVDSVEFHDNNFFTSRKRVVEFAELVKEENIVWWGEGRIDTLNKYSDEDLTLMHEAGCKMIFLGAETGNDEVLKKMDKGGTQTGDEIRTFVGRMGKIGIIPELSFVLGLPGDSPQQVMRQILEDIEFIKEIKTINPKAEIIIYLYSPVPTEGSELYEEIKKAGFSFPEKLEDWLSPAWEKFDLRKNPLTPWLTPRMVDKIQNFETVLNGYYPTATDYRIKGIKKKLLRAFSWWRYTTGFYKWPYEIKLMHKVWKYRQPEEQGFYME, translated from the coding sequence GTGAGTAAAGTCATCATTTTCAACCCAAGAAGTGCAGACGCAAAGCATAGAATACCTAACAGTATTTTGCAAGTTGGAGCTTCAGTTGAGGGGAAGTACGATTATGTTTTTGTAGATGGAAACCTTGAGCAGGACCCTGAACAAAAAATCATGGACCTACTATCTTCAGGTGATTTTGGGTACTTTGGAACAACAGTAATGCCAGGGCCTCAATTAAGTCAAGCGATACCAGTTACAAAAAAAGCAAAAGAGCAATATCCAGATCTTGTGACGATTTGGGGAGGTTATTTTGCTTCTAATCAATACGAGTCATGCTTAAAAAGCGGGTTTGTAGACTACATCATTAATGGACCAGGTGACAATGCTTTTCCTGAGTTGCTGAAAACACTTGAAGCAAATAATAGTGATGTTACCAACATCAAAAACCTAATTTATTTAAGGGATGGAGTAGCTTTCAAGACAGCGAAGGAGGCTTTATTGAATCAAGACACGTTACCTCCACTCCCTTACGAAAAGCTGAATGAGCACTATGCGCTTGAGAATTATCTTGGAAAAACATTCTTAGGATCAAAGACGCTAGCATACCATAGTTCTTTTGGTTGTCCTTTTACTTGTTCATTCTGTGCTGTAGTGCCGATTTACAATGCACGGTGGAAAGGAAAGAGTGCTTCCTTGATTGCAAAAGACGTCCTTGAATTGAAAGAAAAATATGGAGTAGATAGCGTGGAGTTTCACGACAATAACTTCTTTACTTCTCGTAAACGTGTGGTAGAGTTCGCAGAGTTAGTTAAGGAGGAAAATATTGTGTGGTGGGGTGAAGGTAGAATCGATACGTTGAATAAATATTCAGATGAAGATTTGACCCTGATGCATGAAGCGGGTTGTAAAATGATCTTCTTAGGTGCAGAAACTGGCAACGATGAGGTACTCAAGAAAATGGATAAAGGAGGTACTCAAACGGGAGATGAGATAAGAACCTTTGTGGGTAGAATGGGAAAAATCGGAATTATTCCTGAACTTTCCTTTGTTCTTGGTCTGCCTGGTGACTCACCCCAACAGGTGATGCGTCAAATACTAGAGGATATTGAGTTCATAAAGGAAATCAAAACAATTAACCCAAAGGCAGAAATTATTATATACCTATATAGTCCGGTACCAACTGAAGGGTCTGAATTGTATGAGGAAATTAAAAAAGCAGGCTTTTCATTTCCCGAAAAGTTAGAAGATTGGCTGAGCCCGGCTTGGGAAAAGTTTGACCTGAGGAAAAACCCATTAACCCCTTGGCTAACCCCGAGAATGGTGGATAAGATTCAAAATTTTGAAACTGTTTTAAACGGTTATTATCCAACAGCTACCGACTACAGAATCAAGGGCATCAAAAAGAAACTCTTGAGAGCTTTTTCGTGGTGGAGGTATACAACAGGTTTTTATAAGTGGCCCTATGAGATCAAGCTAATGCATAAAGTTTGGAAGTATCGCCAGCCGGAAGAGCAAGGATTTTACATGGAGTGA
- a CDS encoding class I SAM-dependent methyltransferase — protein MEVSPAGRARILHGVMIKKLSEKYQQWNYFRKSKKTQAYSFKGIKIKILPGVFSPEGTRTTELFASYLLNEDWNKKKVLELGAGSGLLSFLLCQKGAEVTASDISENAIDGIKQNSQALDLNVHAINSNLFEKLNERFDIIIINPPFFQKDPKSIAESAWYCGKNFDYFIALFEQFSQRDLKEQIWMILSENADIEMIESIALSKGLAIQDKVNLETHDEKHVVFKISNK, from the coding sequence TTGGAAGTATCGCCAGCCGGAAGAGCAAGGATTTTACATGGAGTGATGATCAAAAAGCTTAGTGAAAAATATCAGCAATGGAACTATTTCAGAAAGTCTAAAAAAACACAAGCGTACAGTTTTAAAGGCATTAAGATAAAAATTTTACCCGGTGTTTTCTCTCCAGAAGGAACCAGAACAACTGAGCTTTTTGCATCCTATTTACTGAATGAGGATTGGAACAAAAAAAAGGTGTTAGAGCTGGGGGCAGGATCTGGATTACTCTCTTTTTTACTTTGCCAAAAAGGTGCGGAAGTAACTGCTTCAGACATTTCGGAGAATGCAATTGATGGGATTAAGCAAAATAGCCAGGCGCTTGACTTGAATGTTCACGCCATAAATTCAAATTTGTTCGAAAAGTTGAATGAGCGATTTGACATTATTATCATCAACCCTCCATTTTTTCAGAAAGACCCCAAAAGTATTGCAGAAAGTGCATGGTATTGCGGGAAGAACTTTGACTATTTTATCGCGTTGTTTGAGCAATTTTCTCAGCGAGATTTAAAGGAGCAGATATGGATGATTTTATCTGAGAATGCAGATATTGAAATGATTGAAAGTATTGCTCTTTCAAAAGGCTTGGCCATTCAGGATAAAGTGAATTTAGAGACGCATGACGAGAAGCATGTAGTTTTTAAAATATCGAATAAATAA
- a CDS encoding DUF5989 family protein yields the protein MQRYEIIKQLFSFLKKQKKFWLIPIILVCILLFLILVLGENSVVAPFIYSIF from the coding sequence ATGCAACGCTACGAGATCATTAAACAGTTATTCAGCTTCCTAAAAAAGCAAAAGAAGTTTTGGCTCATTCCAATAATTCTAGTTTGTATACTCCTCTTTTTGATTCTAGTTTTGGGAGAAAACTCGGTTGTTGCTCCTTTTATTTATTCGATATTTTAA